A genomic stretch from Bosea sp. F3-2 includes:
- a CDS encoding DUF1127 domain-containing protein codes for MFVTMIAAKIRAFLRYRETVRELSRLTNRELDDLGLSRSEIEFVARSHAAA; via the coding sequence ATGTTCGTCACCATGATCGCCGCCAAAATTCGCGCCTTCCTCCGCTATCGCGAGACCGTTCGCGAGCTCTCCCGTCTGACCAACCGTGAACTCGACGATCTTGGCCTGTCGCGCTCGGAGATCGAGTTCGTCGCCCGCTCGCACGCTGCGGCCTGA
- a CDS encoding oxidoreductase, producing MPKRTFFITGANSGFGFAIATAAIRQGHKVIGTVRSEQSRAALAERSPAVRSVLCDVTDFNRVSDIVRQSEEDHGPVDVLINNAGYGHEGILEESPLEEMRRQFDVNVFGAVAVAKAFLPRFRERRSGFIVNVTSMGGIITMPGIAYYCGSKFALQGISEVMRAEMAPFGVHVTALCPGSFRTDWAGRSMIRTERSIADYDALFDPIRQARQAKSGKQLGDPDKLAAAVLGLVESENPPPQLLLGSDALGLVSDRGERLKQEIEAWRSVTVSTDG from the coding sequence ATGCCAAAGAGGACCTTCTTTATCACCGGCGCGAATTCCGGCTTTGGCTTCGCGATCGCAACAGCAGCGATACGCCAGGGCCATAAAGTCATCGGCACAGTTCGCTCGGAACAATCGCGGGCAGCACTTGCAGAACGCTCGCCGGCGGTACGATCCGTCCTGTGCGACGTGACGGACTTCAACCGGGTATCCGACATCGTCCGGCAGTCCGAGGAGGACCATGGGCCGGTCGATGTGCTGATCAACAATGCCGGCTATGGCCACGAGGGAATTCTAGAGGAATCGCCCCTTGAGGAAATGCGGCGTCAGTTCGACGTGAACGTCTTCGGCGCGGTTGCGGTCGCCAAGGCCTTCCTGCCGCGGTTTCGCGAAAGGCGCAGCGGATTCATCGTCAACGTGACCTCGATGGGCGGCATAATCACCATGCCCGGCATCGCCTATTACTGCGGAAGCAAGTTCGCCCTTCAAGGCATTTCGGAAGTCATGCGCGCGGAGATGGCGCCGTTCGGCGTCCATGTGACGGCCCTGTGCCCCGGTTCCTTCCGGACGGACTGGGCCGGACGCTCAATGATCAGGACCGAGCGATCGATCGCAGATTACGACGCGCTGTTCGATCCGATCCGGCAGGCACGGCAAGCCAAGAGCGGCAAGCAACTCGGCGATCCCGACAAACTCGCAGCAGCCGTTCTAGGCTTGGTCGAGTCTGAGAACCCTCCACCTCAACTCCTGCTCGGAAGCGACGCCCTCGGACTTGTGTCAGACAGAGGCGAACGCCTGAAGCAGGAGATCGAGGCATGGAGGTCTGTTACCGTTTCGACGGATGGTTGA
- a CDS encoding AraC family transcriptional regulator has translation MTSENTRAKRRALVELASALTPHQGYNPTQLQGVRILRTETVLHDVPVLYKPGAVFVLQGRKQGMLEGEVYRYDEEHYLAVSVPVPFRMESVASPEQPLLAVYFEFDMRLAAEIASEVGERRSEPTVGKMRGLVSSRMEPSIEDAVLRLLRALCDPVELAVLGPGILRELHYRVLVGPQGGAMISALQQRGTAGRIVQSLARLRESYGSGISVAALASEAGMSVPSYHVHFKALTGSTPIQYVKAMRLHEARLMIARRDKTIAEVAASVGYASPAQFSRDFKRHFRRTASQEADWFRRHVGELA, from the coding sequence ATGACATCGGAGAACACGCGGGCGAAACGCCGCGCGCTCGTGGAACTGGCGAGCGCCCTTACCCCGCATCAGGGTTACAATCCTACGCAGCTTCAGGGCGTCCGCATTCTTAGGACCGAGACGGTGCTTCACGATGTTCCCGTGCTCTACAAGCCGGGCGCGGTATTCGTATTGCAGGGACGCAAGCAGGGCATGCTTGAAGGCGAGGTCTATCGCTACGACGAGGAGCACTATCTGGCTGTGTCGGTGCCTGTTCCGTTCCGGATGGAATCGGTCGCCAGCCCCGAACAGCCCCTGCTTGCGGTCTATTTCGAGTTCGACATGCGCCTGGCTGCCGAGATCGCCTCGGAAGTCGGGGAAAGGCGTTCAGAACCGACCGTCGGCAAGATGAGAGGTCTGGTGTCGAGCCGAATGGAGCCGAGCATCGAGGATGCCGTGCTGCGTCTCCTGCGGGCGTTGTGCGATCCTGTCGAGCTTGCGGTTCTGGGACCCGGCATCCTGCGCGAGCTGCATTACCGGGTGCTCGTCGGCCCGCAAGGCGGCGCCATGATCTCAGCCCTGCAGCAGCGGGGCACGGCCGGGAGGATCGTGCAAAGTCTGGCCCGGCTACGCGAGAGCTACGGTTCCGGAATTTCGGTCGCCGCGTTGGCAAGTGAAGCAGGCATGAGCGTCCCCTCGTACCATGTCCACTTCAAGGCCCTGACTGGCAGCACTCCGATACAATATGTGAAGGCGATGCGGCTCCACGAGGCGCGACTGATGATCGCGCGCCGGGACAAAACGATCGCAGAGGTCGCGGCATCGGTCGGCTACGCCAGTCCTGCCCAGTTCAGTCGTGACTTCAAGCGACACTTCCGGCGAACGGCGTCGCAAGAGGCCGATTGGTTTCGCCGGCATGTTGGTGAGCTAGCCTGA
- a CDS encoding SDR family oxidoreductase, with protein MCGFDSPHRRACSASKDAINAMNASMAKALAAEGVTVNAISPGTIHSATLDARFRETAAERGLAGKAAPWEDIERAFLPLFAQVPIGRVGELDEIADAVAFLASPRAGYITGANLRIDGGLSPSL; from the coding sequence ATCTGCGGGTTCGACTCGCCTCATCGGAGAGCTTGTTCGGCGAGTAAGGACGCGATCAACGCGATGAACGCCTCGATGGCGAAGGCATTGGCGGCCGAAGGGGTCACCGTCAACGCGATATCGCCCGGCACGATTCACAGCGCCACTCTCGATGCTCGTTTTCGCGAAACGGCGGCCGAACGCGGATTGGCCGGCAAGGCTGCGCCGTGGGAGGATATTGAGCGAGCCTTCTTGCCCTTGTTCGCTCAGGTTCCGATTGGCCGCGTTGGCGAACTCGACGAGATCGCTGATGCCGTTGCGTTTCTCGCCAGCCCGCGCGCCGGGTATATCACCGGCGCCAACTTGCGGATCGATGGCGGCTTGTCGCCCAGTCTTTGA